In the genome of Sulfurimonas autotrophica DSM 16294, the window TCGGTAAAAGCACTTGCAAAACAAAGAAATGTAGATATTAGAACATACTCTATAATCTATCAATTACTCGATGACATGACCGGAATGTTAACAGGTATGATGGCACCGAAATTTACTGAAGAAAATACAGGTCAGGCAGAAGTAAAAGATGTCTTTAAATCACCAAAAGGCATGGTTGCAGGATGTCTTGTAGTTGATGGGAGACTTATCCGCGGTGGACTTGTTCGTGTTATTCGTGAAGGTGTTGTTGCATATGAAGGTGAACTTGTATCACTTAAACGCTTTAAAGAAGATGTTGAAGAAATCGGAAACGGCTATGAATGTGGTGTGATTATATCTAACTATAATGATGTAAAAGTCGGTGATGTAATTGAAACATTCAAAAAAGTTGAGCAAAAAGTTTCACTATAAAGAAAACAGATGAATGAAGCACAAATAAAGCTAAAAAGAACAGAGGCTCTTTTGGCTGAACTAATTCCTGAAGCACTGAGTCAGCTCAATGACAACCGTTTGCATGAACTTGGCGTGATTGAGGTAAAGTGCTCTCGCGGAAGAAGTGATGCAAAAGTTTATATTGACCCGAGTAATTTCACTGAAGAAGAAAAAAGAGCATATCTTAAACAGTTAAGAAAAGCACGTCCTTTGGTTGAAGATTTTTGCTTAAAAGACCAAGGCTGGTACAGATGTCCGAAACTGGCATTTGAATTTGACGAGCAGTTGAAAAAATCGCAAAATATCGAAGATTTATTTAAAAAGATAGCAAAAGAAAAGACGGGAGATGAATCATGAGTTTACAAAGTGATATAGAGTCAGTCGTTAAATCAGTTGGTTTAGTACTTTACGATACAGTTATTGTAAATGAAAATGATGAAACTATTTTTCGTGTGAGTGTCATATCAAATGATGTTGAAGAGGGTAAACAAAAAGGTGTGAGTCTTGATGAGTGTGTTGAACTGACACATTTAATTTCTCCTTTACTTGATGTTACACCGCCTATTTCAGGTGAATACAGACTAGAAGTAGGAAGCCCAGGTATAGAACGAAAACTTACTACATTGGATCATTTTAAAAAATCAGTGGGTGAAAATGTCTCTTTACTTTTAGATGAAAAAGAAAAACTCAAAGGTAAACTCGTTAAAGTTGAGGGGAATAAACTTTTTGTAGAAAAAGAGGGACAAATACACGAAGTTGATTTTAATGCTGTGAAAAAAGCAAAAACCTACTTTGAATGGAAATAGATCATAACTTTTATATGAACCTCGCAATTAGCGAGGCTTGGAAGTATCAAGGTCTGACATACGCAAATCCTGCAGTCGGCTGCAGCATTGTAGGCGAACACGGTGAACTCTTAGCCGTTGAAGCGCACCATAAAGCCGGAGAGCCTCATGCTGAAGTAAATGCTATTAAGGCTGCATATTATAAGCTTACACAAGATGAAAAAATTTTGCAACTTATATCTTCTTCACAGATACATATATATTTACTGCAAAATCATAACAATATTTTTAAAAAATGTTCTCTTTATTCGACCTTGGAACCTTGCTCGCATGTAGGGAAAACACCGTCATGCGCCAATTTAATAGCAGAGCTGGGTATCAAGAATGTTTTTGTCGGTGTAGAAGATTTTAACACCGACGCTGCAAATGGCAATACTGTTTTAGAAAAAAGCGGTGCAAATATAAGTTTACATGTAGAGCAACAAAAGTGCGAAGATCTGCTTTTTCCATTTAAAAAGTTTATGAGCGATAAGTTTGTTTTTTTTAAATGGGCGCAAAGGCTCAACGGCACAACAGATGCAGGCATTATAAGTTCTGCAGAGTCAAGAAAAAATGTACATGCCATGCGTGATGTATGTGACCTGCTTGTTATCGGAGGCAATACAGTCCGCAATGACAGACCGACACTTGATGCACGGCTGGTAAATGGCAAAGCCCCTGATATTTTAATACTTTCACGCGAAAAAGAGTTTGACACTGCCATTCCTCTTTTTCATGTAAAAAACAGAAAAGTATATATAGAGAGTGATTTTTCAAGAATGAATGACTATAAAAATATTATGATTGAGGGTAGTGCAAAAATGTATGAACTCAGTCGTGATATTGTAGATTATTATCTATGTTACCTTGCCCCTGCTTTTGGCGGGCATGATGGATTTAAAAACATTGAAGATAAATTTCAAATTTTAAATGCGGACAAAGAAGAGGAAGATATAATAATGTGGATGAAAAGGATAGAAGATTATGAGTAATGCAAAGGCACAAAAACAAGAAAATATTGTATCAATGTTTGATGATATCGCCCCTACATATGACACTGCAAACCGTGTAATGAGTATGGGTGTAGATATTTCATGGAGAAAAAAAGCTTGTGATTTGGCTTTTGACTACTATGGGAAAGAGAATATAGAAAAAATCGTTGATGTTGCATGCGGTACCGGTGATATGATGGGTTATTGGAAAAAGCAGGCACAAAAAGCAGATTTACATGTAAACTCCCTTGTCGGTGTTGACCCCTCAAACGGTATGGTAGATGTCGCCCGTAAAAAATTTCCTAATTTTAATTATCATATTTCAAAAGCGACCGAGATTCCGCTTGAAGATGCAAATGCAGACATACTCAGCATTACCTATGGAATTCGTAATGTCATGGAGCGTCAAGAGGCTTTTTATGAGTTTAACCGTGTTCTTAAAAAAGACGGACTGGTCGTGATTTTAGAATTTATGAAAGATGAAAATAAAAATATTTTGAAAAAAATACGTGATATATATATGCATAAAATTCTTCCATATGTTGGAGGAGCAATTTCTAAAAACCTGGCAGCATATACATACCTGCCTGATTCCATAGAAAATTTCGTGACTATTCAAGGCATGCAAAAAGAGCTGGAAAAAGCCGGCTTTGAAATGCTTCATACGCAGAGCTTTTCTATGGATATTTCTACATTAATGATAGCGCGAAAAAAGTAAGACGCCTCATATGAACACCCTTAGTGTATCCGCGCTCAATGAACAGATAAAAACTGTTCTTGAAAGTACTTTTGAACGTGTTTTTGTAGAGGGTGAACTCTCCCGCATTACTTTTCATAACTCCGGTCATATCTATTTTACTTTAAAAGACAGTTCCTCTGCCATTAGTGCTGTAATGTTTCGCGGTAATGCTTCAAAACTGAGATTTCGTCTTGAAGAAGGAATGAAAGTCATCATTGACGGTACTATTACGCTTTATAAGCCCCGTGGAAGCTATCAGATAAATTGTTTTTCCATTGAACCGGCAGGACAGGGTGCTTTGGCTTTAGCATATGAACAGCTTAAACAAAAGCTTTCTGCACAAGACTATTTTAACCCTGAGAGAAAAAAAGAACTCCCTAAGTTTCCTTCACGTACTGCACTCATCACTTCAGGAACAGGAGCAGCACTTCAAGATATGCTGCGAGTAGCAAATTCCAGATACAGACTTTTAGAAATCGATGTGTATGATGTTCTTGTGCAAGGGGAAGGGGCTGCATTCTCCATAGCGAATGCTTTAAAAATTGCCGATTCAAGGGAATATGATATTATAGTCATAGGTCGTGGCGGCGGAAGTATAGAAGATTTATGGGCATTTAATGAAGAGATTGTTGCCGATGCAATATTTCATGCCAAAACTCCTGTAGTTTCAGCCGTGGGACATGAAATAGACTGGGTAATCAGTGATTTTGTTGCGGATTTACGAGCACCTACTCCGAGTGCTGCTATGGAGATGATACTGCCAGATACCAATGAACTTTATCAGTACTTAGACTCTTTATCAACACAGTTGAGCCAAAAACTGCATCATAAAATATATAATTTGAGCCAAGAGCTGTTACATGTAAAGAACTCTTACATACAGCACTCTGTAGAGAAAAAATTACAATTTAATTTAAATGAGATTAAAAAACTAAAAGAAGATTTTGCTCAGACTATTGCTTTTCGATTACAAAATTACAAAAAAGATGTGGATTCCTTACAGCAACGTTTTCCGCAAACAATTGAGAGTATTATAAATATTGCGCAAAATCAACTTTTAAATTTGCAAAAAATGTTAGAATCCAATAATCCAAAATATAAAAACAAAAAAGGTTTTGCACAGATTGTAAAGGATTCGCATGTAGTGGATTTGTCTTCACTGAATGTCGATGATGTCTTTGAGGCACAGAGTGATGAATACATTGTAAGTGCAAAAGTTTTAAAAAAGGAAAAAATCAGATGAATTATCCGCAATTTTTTGATGAAGTGCCGAGTGTAAAAGTAAAAGACCCTCTGGCTCAGGTTTTAGGAGCTTTTAAAAACGGTGAATATGAGATAACATACCTAGAAGTTGTAAAAGCTGCAGGGCACTCTTGTCCGACAGTTGCCGGTGCTTATATTATGGCGAGTGAAGCTATAAAAATTTTATATCCCAATGAGCGAGCAGTACGGGGAAATATTAAAGTTGAATTTGAAGAATCTGTAGAAGAAGGTGTTGCCGGTGTTGTTGGTAATGTTGTTTCGCACATTACGGGAGCAACATATAAGAGTGGATTTAAAGGACTTAACGGTCAGTTTGCCAGACATTCACTGATGTTTTTTGATGCAAATATTAATTCCTCTGCTAGATTTACAAGAGTAGACACAGGTAAAAGTGTTGACGTAAACTATAATCATTCAGCTGTACCTGCTTCACCGAAAATGATGCCGTTAATGCAAAAACTGACAACTGGTGCTGCTACACCCCAAGAAGTTCAAGAATTCGGTCAGTTATGGCAAGAGAGAGTAAAAAGAATTTTTGAAAATTTAGAAGACGTAGTAGAGGTTACTGAGCTGTAAAAGCTCACTAACTTATTTTAGAACTAAATCGGGAAAATATGTGTTGAGAATCACAGCAGTAGATGCAGTGAGTTTTTTCATTATTTTGTCCAGTTTGTCTTCTTGATTCCACACAGGATGTGCAACACCGCTTAACTTTTCCAACTCATTTTTAGCATTATATTCAACACCGAGCTGATCAACTAGACCGACTTTCTTTGCCTGCGCTGCTGTAAATATGTGTGCATTTGCATAAGTGTCTCTTTTTTTAAAGTCGAGTTTTCTTGCATCTGCGACGTCTTTGGTAAACATATCATATGTGCCCTTAATGACTTTATTTAATTCTGCCACTTCATACTTTTTCCACGGTCTGTCCGGTGTGCCGATTTGTTTATAGAGACCGGCTTTTACCACCTGAGATTTTATACCGATTTTGTTCATCAGACCGCTTAAATCGGCACCCTGCATAATAACCCCGATACTGCCTATCATACTTCCGGGATTTGCAATGATTTTATCAGCCCAGATACTTGCATAATAACTTCCACTCGCCATAGTGCCTTTTGCATAAGCAACAACAGGTTTTTTTATTTTGAGCCTTTTTATCGCATAGGCAATTTCAATAGAAGGAGAGACGGCCCCACCCGGCGAATTAACGCTTAAAAGTACACCTTTTATGGCATTATTGTTCGCTGCTTTATTTATTTTTTCTACTATTTCTGTTGCATCCACAATAGGACCGCTGAGATTAATTTTTTGTAGATTATAGTTTGTAAACTCTTTTTTACTTGCCGGAGCAAATATTAAGATCAAAATCAGTACAAATACCATTGCTTTGAAGTGATTTTGTATATAGTTCATCGTTGCAGTTATGGGTGAAAAGATTTTCTTTAAAAATTCCATTTATTCATTTCCTTTTTCAAGTTTTCCATTAATGAAAACTTTTGAGATATTATAGCGGTGAAGTATTAAATGAATGGCTAACTCCTCGTTTGGTTCGGCATCTAAGTCAAGAACAAGCATATCGGCATTTTTTCCCTCTTTTATCTCTCCTGTATTGAGTTCGAGTGCCTCAGCTGCATGGATGGTTACGCCTTTTATAAGCTCTTGCGCAAATGCTAAGAGCGGGGCATCACTGTGCATAAAAAGAGAAATTTTCATCTCTTCAAACAAATCGAGCTTATAATTTGAACTGAGCCCGTCAGTAGCAACAATCCATCGAATCTTTTTTTCATTTAATTTTTTGATATCAAGCGTAGGGTTGCTCAAAAGTCTGTTTGAAATCGGACAGTGAATAATAGTGTGCTTTTGCTGTGCAATCTGATCAAGCTCTTCTTCATTAGTTTTGACTGCATGGGTTAAAAGTGTTTCATACCCGTCAAAATAGCTTAAAAACTCTTTGGCATTACTGACACTTTTATCTTGTTTTAACAGGGTTTGAAAAAAATCTTTAAAATCACCGCTGCTCGAATCAAGCCAGTTGCGCTCTGCTTCGCTTTCCATAAAGTGTGCCGTAAGTTTTAATTTTTCATTTTTAACGATATCCAAAGCTTTTTGTATAAGAATCGGATGAACGGAATAGGGTGAGTGAATTGCCACAGCAGGATGAAAGCCTTCTCTTGTAACAGCCTTGGAAGCATCAAGCCGTGCAAGAAAATCACTAAAAAGTGCATCCGCCATACCGGCTTGTGAGCCGATAAGTTCATTAAAAAACACAATATTTTGCTTTGCCTTTTCACAAGCTTCAAGGTCCATAGCATGCGAGCTGATAGCACCAAAAGTTGTAATGCCGTTCTCCAACATAGAATCTATTGCTTTACCCATGCATGTAAGGTCACAGCTACTGATGAGTTCTTCTCTGTTTTCTATTACACTGTAAAGCCAGTTTAAAAAATCACCGTAACTGAGTTGATTTTTATTTGCAGAGAACTCTATATGCACATGTGCGTTGATAAGCCCCGGCATAAGCAGTGAATTTTTTTGAAGTTGTATAACTTCTGCTGCGGGAAATTTTTGCTGCAGCTGTGCTAAAGGTCCTACTGCTTTGATAGTTTTATCAAATGCAACCGCATTGTCTTTTAATAATTGATTGGGTGTAAGTATGTAATTTGGAACGAGTATTGTCATCTGTTTTCTTTTTAAATATATTTAATGAAATTATACACTTTTTAATTTTAATATCTAAGGAAAAATAGATAAAGCCGGAGAAAAATTTAACTCAATTGTAGATAGATTTTGTAATCTATGTAATGCCGAGTATGTCATATTCTCAGTGCATATGTGTAAAGATTATCATGAATCTGAAACATTTGTATTTATTGATGAAACAGGTAATAGTGTATGTACTATATCAGGCAGAGAACTAGACTTGTATGATATGATAAAAAATTGTGATAATCTAGTTGAACAAAAATACTAAGTTTACATGTAATGCAACTTTTTTTTAATATTAGTTTGGATAAAATAGCCCTTGAGAAGATAAAATTATGATAATCAAAGGGTAAAAATGAAAATAGTAGTCATTCAAGGTCCAAATTTAAATATGCTTGGTATTCGTGAACAAAATATTTACGGTCCAATGAAATTAGAGCAAATTCATGCACAGATGAAAGATGTAGCAACACAAAATGGTGTTGAAATAGAGTTTTTTCAAAGTAATCTCGAGGGTGAAATTGTAGATAAAATTCAAGAGTGTTACGGCGAGGCACAAGGACTTATTATTAATGCTGCTGCATATACGCACACATCAATTGCAATTCGTGATGCTATCTCTGCTGTTAGCCTGCCTGCAATAGAAGTGCATATCAGTAATATTCATAGACGTGAAGAATTCAGACAAAAAAATATGATTGCACCTGTCTGTACATCATCTGTTGTAGGTTTTGGACCATTTGGCTATCATTTAGCGATGATGGGTATGCTTCAAATTATGAATGAAATTAAAGCAGCTCAAGAAGCTCAGGCACAGCAGCAGCAAGCATAAGCGGTTACATGTATAGAAAACGCAAGATAAATGAAAGATTAGACTCTTTTTACAGCTTGCGGTTTCCTTTTCATGCTCTCGCTAAAAGTAAGCATAGATATGAAACAGTAGTCGGAATCGGCGGAAATGTCGGAGATGTCCGTCGCCGGTTTGAACGCCTTTTTGTTGTATTACAAAAAGACAAAAGAGTATCATTAGTAAAAACATCATTGATTTTAAAAAATCCTCCTTTTGGTTATAAAAACCAAGATGATTTTTTCAACTCAATATTGGTTCTAAAAACTTCAATGCAACCAAAAGTTTTTTTATGCTATTTACTAAGATTAGAGAAAAAATTCGGTAGACGTAGAAGTTTTGCCAATGCACCAAGGACATTAGATTTGGATATTATATTTTTTGATAATCGCAAAATAAATACGAAAGATTTAATCGTACCGCACCCTTTTTATGCACAAAGAGAAAGTGTGGTTATTCCTTTAGCCGGTGTTGGCATATGAAAATCTTAACATTTACGGGACGTAGCCCGTCAGAAGCACTCAAAAAAGCAAAAATGGAAATTGGTGATGAAGGTATGCTCATTGAGACCAAAGAAGTTCAAAAAAAAGCTTTAGGCAGAGAAGCACTTTATGAAATAGTTATCGGCATAGATGAGGAGATGATTCCTTCTACATACAAAAAGGCAAAAAAACCACTCTCCAAACAGCAGCCTATAAAAGAAGAAAGTCAAGAAATACTATTTGATATTTCCAATGCGGCAAAGCAAATATCAAAAATATCAGATGTCACAGACCCATTAGAAGATTTATACCAACCTTTATCCAAGCAAAATATTGCACCGTCTGTAGAACCAAAAGAACTCAAAGAAATAAAATCTGAGATAAATAAACTGACCGATAAAGTGAAAATTATTCAAAATATGTTTTGGGATGAAAGGTCACCGGATTTATCAAGCCAGATTCCGCCGGAATTTTCTGAAATTTATCGTCTTGCATCACAAAGCGGGATGAATAGAGATCATTTAGATAGTTTAATGCAGGTTACTCTGGAACATATGCCATTAAAAATGCGAGAAAATTCATCAACTGTGAAAAGATATTTTCAAACAATACTACGAAAAATGGTTCCTATTCGAAGAGAAGCTATTCCCAGTGTAGGAACGAAAAAAGTTATTATGCTTGTCGGGCCGACGGGAGTAGGAAAAACAACATCAATAGCAAAGCTTGCAGCAAGATATTCATTTTTAATGGAGAAAAAGTATAAAGTTGGACTGGTAGTACTTGATACATATCGTATTGGAGCAGTTGAACAGTTAATGCAGTATGCAAGAATGATGAAGCTGGGAATTGAAACGGTTGTGGACCCTCCTGAATTTTCAAATGCTTTAGAATCACTTAAATACTGCGATTACATACTTATTGATACAATGGGCTCTAGTCCTTACGACAGAGTGAAAATTGAAAAAATTTATGAATGTTTAAATGCAAATAATACAGAATATAATGTTGACGTGGTACTTGTTATGCCTAGTTCTATAAAATATGAAGATTTAAAAGTGACATATGATAATTTTTCAACACTTGGTGTAGATACTTTGATGTTTACAAAATTAGATGAGACGATGGGATTTGGAAATATTTTTTCTTTGGCTTATGAGACAAAAAAGCCGATAAGCTACTTTTCCGTAGGTCAGGAAGTGCCGGAAGATTTAGTATGTGCAAGCAGTGATTTTTTAATAGAGTGCCTGCTTAACGGATTTAACAGGAGTAAGGTATGATTGGTAATCAAGCCCAAAAGCTTGAAAAACTCGTTGCAGCAAGCTCTCAAAAGAAAAAATCAAAAAAAACACGCTTTATCGCAATTACCAGTGGAAAAGGTGGTGTCGGGAAAAGCACTATAAGCTCAAATCTTGCATATACTTTATCTAAGCAGGGTTTGAATGTCGGTATATTTGATGCAGATATCGGATTGGCAAATTTAGATGTTATGTTTAATGTGAAAATTAAAAAAAACATCTTACATGTACTCAAAGGCGAAGCAACGGTTTCTGATATTTTGATTCCTATTACGCGTAATCTCATTCTTATTCCGGGTGAGAGTGGTGATGAAATATTAAAATATTCTGATATGGCACTTTTTGAAAGGTTTATGCAAGAAGCACAGGTACTGGATAAACTGGATGTGATGATAATAGATACCGGTGCAGGAATAGGGGAACATATACAAATGTTTTTAAATGCTGCGGATGATGTTATAGTAGTAACTGTTCCGGATCCTGCAGCTATTACAGATGCTTATGCAACGATTAAAACAATAGCAACATTGAGAGATGATGTCTCTATGATAATGAATCAGGTCAAAAGTGAAAAAGAGGCTCTTGGTGTTTTTGAAAAAATTAAAAAAGTTGCCAATGCAAATATTGGTTCGCAACTAGACCTGCAATTGATAGGGAAAATAAATGCTGATATTAAAGTTTCATCATCTGTAAAACAACGGGCACTTTTTACAACGCTTTATCCTGCATCCCAGCCGAGTAAAGATATAGATGCCATCGTAAATAAAATTGCGCAGAAGCTGGAACGAAATGTGCTGGTTACATCCAATGAAAGTGGATTATCTGGTTTGTTTAAAAGATTAATGGACCATTTTTAAGTCTTATTTGGGGTATATATGCTTGGTGAAAATTTTGTTTATTTTTTTACTGTTCAAGGGTTTTTTATAGGAATAATCTTTGGTATATTAAAATCTTTTGATGCTGAAGGGTTATTGGTATATACATTTTTTATTACTATTTTCTTTTACCTTTTTTCACATGTAATTATCGCGCTGTATTACAGAACTATAACGGGAAAAGCCTATAACTTTCCAAAAGATATACATGAAAAAGAGTTGGACATTTTTGTTAAAGAGATAAATAAAAGAGAAAAGTTAATAGACTCTGCATGTAAAATTACTGATATTGCTATTAAAATGAATTCTGAAGATATAGCCGGACAAAAATTATGACAAGAAATGCGTACGTTCAAGATTTAAAACA includes:
- the ubiE gene encoding bifunctional demethylmenaquinone methyltransferase/2-methoxy-6-polyprenyl-1,4-benzoquinol methylase UbiE, coding for MSNAKAQKQENIVSMFDDIAPTYDTANRVMSMGVDISWRKKACDLAFDYYGKENIEKIVDVACGTGDMMGYWKKQAQKADLHVNSLVGVDPSNGMVDVARKKFPNFNYHISKATEIPLEDANADILSITYGIRNVMERQEAFYEFNRVLKKDGLVVILEFMKDENKNILKKIRDIYMHKILPYVGGAISKNLAAYTYLPDSIENFVTIQGMQKELEKAGFEMLHTQSFSMDISTLMIARKK
- the rbfA gene encoding 30S ribosome-binding factor RbfA, coding for MNEAQIKLKRTEALLAELIPEALSQLNDNRLHELGVIEVKCSRGRSDAKVYIDPSNFTEEEKRAYLKQLRKARPLVEDFCLKDQGWYRCPKLAFEFDEQLKKSQNIEDLFKKIAKEKTGDES
- the xseA gene encoding exodeoxyribonuclease VII large subunit is translated as MNTLSVSALNEQIKTVLESTFERVFVEGELSRITFHNSGHIYFTLKDSSSAISAVMFRGNASKLRFRLEEGMKVIIDGTITLYKPRGSYQINCFSIEPAGQGALALAYEQLKQKLSAQDYFNPERKKELPKFPSRTALITSGTGAALQDMLRVANSRYRLLEIDVYDVLVQGEGAAFSIANALKIADSREYDIIVIGRGGGSIEDLWAFNEEIVADAIFHAKTPVVSAVGHEIDWVISDFVADLRAPTPSAAMEMILPDTNELYQYLDSLSTQLSQKLHHKIYNLSQELLHVKNSYIQHSVEKKLQFNLNEIKKLKEDFAQTIAFRLQNYKKDVDSLQQRFPQTIESIINIAQNQLLNLQKMLESNNPKYKNKKGFAQIVKDSHVVDLSSLNVDDVFEAQSDEYIVSAKVLKKEKIR
- the sppA gene encoding signal peptide peptidase SppA, which produces MEFLKKIFSPITATMNYIQNHFKAMVFVLILILIFAPASKKEFTNYNLQKINLSGPIVDATEIVEKINKAANNNAIKGVLLSVNSPGGAVSPSIEIAYAIKRLKIKKPVVAYAKGTMASGSYYASIWADKIIANPGSMIGSIGVIMQGADLSGLMNKIGIKSQVVKAGLYKQIGTPDRPWKKYEVAELNKVIKGTYDMFTKDVADARKLDFKKRDTYANAHIFTAAQAKKVGLVDQLGVEYNAKNELEKLSGVAHPVWNQEDKLDKIMKKLTASTAVILNTYFPDLVLK
- the folK gene encoding 2-amino-4-hydroxy-6-hydroxymethyldihydropteridine diphosphokinase — translated: MYRKRKINERLDSFYSLRFPFHALAKSKHRYETVVGIGGNVGDVRRRFERLFVVLQKDKRVSLVKTSLILKNPPFGYKNQDDFFNSILVLKTSMQPKVFLCYLLRLEKKFGRRRSFANAPRTLDLDIIFFDNRKINTKDLIVPHPFYAQRESVVIPLAGVGI
- the ribD gene encoding bifunctional diaminohydroxyphosphoribosylaminopyrimidine deaminase/5-amino-6-(5-phosphoribosylamino)uracil reductase RibD, whose protein sequence is MEIDHNFYMNLAISEAWKYQGLTYANPAVGCSIVGEHGELLAVEAHHKAGEPHAEVNAIKAAYYKLTQDEKILQLISSSQIHIYLLQNHNNIFKKCSLYSTLEPCSHVGKTPSCANLIAELGIKNVFVGVEDFNTDAANGNTVLEKSGANISLHVEQQKCEDLLFPFKKFMSDKFVFFKWAQRLNGTTDAGIISSAESRKNVHAMRDVCDLLVIGGNTVRNDRPTLDARLVNGKAPDILILSREKEFDTAIPLFHVKNRKVYIESDFSRMNDYKNIMIEGSAKMYELSRDIVDYYLCYLAPAFGGHDGFKNIEDKFQILNADKEEEDIIMWMKRIEDYE
- the flhF gene encoding flagellar biosynthesis protein FlhF, whose amino-acid sequence is MKILTFTGRSPSEALKKAKMEIGDEGMLIETKEVQKKALGREALYEIVIGIDEEMIPSTYKKAKKPLSKQQPIKEESQEILFDISNAAKQISKISDVTDPLEDLYQPLSKQNIAPSVEPKELKEIKSEINKLTDKVKIIQNMFWDERSPDLSSQIPPEFSEIYRLASQSGMNRDHLDSLMQVTLEHMPLKMRENSSTVKRYFQTILRKMVPIRREAIPSVGTKKVIMLVGPTGVGKTTSIAKLAARYSFLMEKKYKVGLVVLDTYRIGAVEQLMQYARMMKLGIETVVDPPEFSNALESLKYCDYILIDTMGSSPYDRVKIEKIYECLNANNTEYNVDVVLVMPSSIKYEDLKVTYDNFSTLGVDTLMFTKLDETMGFGNIFSLAYETKKPISYFSVGQEVPEDLVCASSDFLIECLLNGFNRSKV
- the mqnF gene encoding aminofutalosine deaminase family hydrolase; the protein is MTILVPNYILTPNQLLKDNAVAFDKTIKAVGPLAQLQQKFPAAEVIQLQKNSLLMPGLINAHVHIEFSANKNQLSYGDFLNWLYSVIENREELISSCDLTCMGKAIDSMLENGITTFGAISSHAMDLEACEKAKQNIVFFNELIGSQAGMADALFSDFLARLDASKAVTREGFHPAVAIHSPYSVHPILIQKALDIVKNEKLKLTAHFMESEAERNWLDSSSGDFKDFFQTLLKQDKSVSNAKEFLSYFDGYETLLTHAVKTNEEELDQIAQQKHTIIHCPISNRLLSNPTLDIKKLNEKKIRWIVATDGLSSNYKLDLFEEMKISLFMHSDAPLLAFAQELIKGVTIHAAEALELNTGEIKEGKNADMLVLDLDAEPNEELAIHLILHRYNISKVFINGKLEKGNE
- a CDS encoding P-loop NTPase, which produces MIGNQAQKLEKLVAASSQKKKSKKTRFIAITSGKGGVGKSTISSNLAYTLSKQGLNVGIFDADIGLANLDVMFNVKIKKNILHVLKGEATVSDILIPITRNLILIPGESGDEILKYSDMALFERFMQEAQVLDKLDVMIIDTGAGIGEHIQMFLNAADDVIVVTVPDPAAITDAYATIKTIATLRDDVSMIMNQVKSEKEALGVFEKIKKVANANIGSQLDLQLIGKINADIKVSSSVKQRALFTTLYPASQPSKDIDAIVNKIAQKLERNVLVTSNESGLSGLFKRLMDHF
- a CDS encoding FmdE family protein yields the protein MNYPQFFDEVPSVKVKDPLAQVLGAFKNGEYEITYLEVVKAAGHSCPTVAGAYIMASEAIKILYPNERAVRGNIKVEFEESVEEGVAGVVGNVVSHITGATYKSGFKGLNGQFARHSLMFFDANINSSARFTRVDTGKSVDVNYNHSAVPASPKMMPLMQKLTTGAATPQEVQEFGQLWQERVKRIFENLEDVVEVTEL
- the aroQ gene encoding type II 3-dehydroquinate dehydratase, which translates into the protein MKIVVIQGPNLNMLGIREQNIYGPMKLEQIHAQMKDVATQNGVEIEFFQSNLEGEIVDKIQECYGEAQGLIINAAAYTHTSIAIRDAISAVSLPAIEVHISNIHRREEFRQKNMIAPVCTSSVVGFGPFGYHLAMMGMLQIMNEIKAAQEAQAQQQQA